A window of the Plasmodium falciparum 3D7 genome assembly, chromosome: 3 genome harbors these coding sequences:
- a CDS encoding RNA-binding protein, putative, translating to MGLFDKIRNIEKLNEAELKNIGNNDSSWHDQYRDSSYIYIGNLDNRLTEGDIVIVFSQYGEPIDVNLVRDNETGKSKGYCFLSYADQRSTILAVDNFNGYKLLERPLVVDHILNYRLPKKYLKDADKNEYKPTGAEGQGIGVYNVVESEIKLSKVFDKIKNKSNEEKKKKLLDEDELWALNFEKSIKKDIISPIGHDEKSRHNEGMKEEEEDEDDEDDDDEDDDDDDSVDIKYKRHKEKRKSLTTKKYDKKEKHKRKSDHRDKHRRRENHSRHREKEKDKKSHKRRHKHSYDKYSSRSRSYSTSSSTDR from the exons atgggattatttgataaaataaggaatattgaaaaattaaatgaagcagaattaaaaaatattggaAATAATGATAGTTCATGGCACGATCAATATAGAGATTCGAGTTATATTTACATAG gaaaCTTAGATAACAGATTAACCGAAGGAGATATTGTTATCGTTTTTTCTCAGTATGGGGAACCAATAGATGTTAATTTAGTGCGTGATAACGAAACAG gaAAGTCAAAGGGATATTGTTTTTTATCTTATGCTGACCAGAGAAGTACCATTTTGGCTGTAGATAATTTCAATGGTTATAAACTTTTAGAAAGACCACTTGTAGTtgatcatatattaaattataggTTGCccaaaaaatatttgaaggATGCG gATAAAAACGAATACAAACCAACCGGTGCGGAAGGACAAGGGATAGGTGTGTATAACGTAGTAGAAAGTGAGATAAAATTATCAAAAGtttttgataaaataaagaataaatcaaatgaagagaagaaaaaaaaattattagatGAAGATGAATTATGGGCAttaaattttgaaaaatCCATAAAAAAGGATATTATTAGTCCTATAGGACATGATGAAAAGTCACGACATAATGAAGGAATGAAAGAAGAGGAAGAGGATGAGGATGATgaggatgatgatgatgaggatgatgatgatgatgattctgttgatattaaatataagagACATAAAGAGAAAAGAAAATCTTTGAcgacaaaaaaatatgataagaaAGAGAAGCATAAAAGAAAGAGTGATCATAGAGATAAACATAGGAGAAGAGAAAATCATTCAAGACATAGGGAAAAAGAGAAAGATAAAAAATCTCATAAACGTA
- a CDS encoding kinesin-8, putative, producing MYVCIHMSTNEINNLLKKKKMHRPICNKVQLNNNDESNKVNDICIYNRDFPPNINKNNMMINNNNNIKKKNNNFLCAQNKKGDKNIIWIRNKERKSIIKKKKISNDTTKYINNNIKKKSISCTEKASCVIKHNSFINKTKNFGRLIKEYNPLKSSKNITNIPHMRKTKNLNDPFFLNNYYYNKEENNPIIICSDEKERKTKIYSTNHHTNNILNYNDHTLKLICNITENNKAILHSNKSNLQKNNILMPSYMQKKGTHIRETIKNVYPNINGEPSTSVENITNGEHFINGQYDALKNMSLNNYDHQHNNIMNNISNKNKLFVLNNNNNNNNQDVIENMNEYPITSKNIYDSIYIPQINIKNIINSEEINNNNNNINDNNNHNYTNIHNNNNNMNSNPTSSVTSKKNENNNLINTLNAYSNVKVAVRIKPIGESEENIVSIFNKNYVLIEKENEKECYLLSQKKKQSTYVFDSVFDVNATQEEVFFQTAKPLIPHVFKGINCTVFAYGATGSGKTYTMLDDKNQNGIVQLSLLELFTIINEKKCRNIKVLMSFLEVYNETIRDLLGKEKNKTLEVQEDVAEVKVSNLCEIEVNNYEQAMLLINEGVKNRKMSPTRANKVSSRSHAILQIYVYNEILDDNMNTISYKAKLCFVDLAGSERASATSNKGERFKEGSYINQSLLALANCINSLASNRNISKVRVKYRDSKLTHLLKNSLEGNCLVVMIANINPSRTSFQESNNTLKYAFRARNIKLCATVQTNDNKESDIEKILKKNENLQKEYDTLLGKYTNLKEFFFIINVINQLYKKQISCYKLIENISDNMSSMELKQDITMYDQLVKMKSDEYRKKVDSLKDLYQEEKQFLNNLFDTFLEKNLNYVINSKDVNDNNKSLLEEMIFFKHNENKVNENFLVNEKVVDKNNVLNGNVMVDENVVDKNNVLNGNVMVDENVMVDENVMVDENVMVDENVMVDENVMVDENVMVDENVMVDENVMVNENVVVDKNVSVNENIVVSEKHKVGLSAEGKSESHNKNNKDDIEDNDKDTIKDIHNNNNSSDNNDDEYQSANSPVESDIVKKEKKKKIPINMETKKKRTMNGTKDPIHKTPYDINIVGILNKEDVSNKSNDYNTNKNIEKNNYEKKGEYNPFHNNLTDMQNSILYNIINNNVENSPHSPRMKKNVAKMLLKGNLNTANFILDDDTIKNMNSNKISDKHNMKSNNILNNENGKINDKSKKCKNINNNNNNNNNNNNNNNNNNNNNNNSSSSSSGKVDGINILNNSNTNERLHTFSGVYSLNLNDEIKIEINKKDMEKNDIHLTSIDTISKIHARDLLKENKRKLENFQENIKHEHKDEVSLYVKKKKIKKKM from the coding sequence atgtatgtatgtatacatatgAGCACAAATGagattaataatttattaaaaaaaaaaaaaatgcataGACCAATTTGTAATAAAGTTCAattgaataataatgatgagaGTAATAAGGTAAatgatatatgtatttataatagGGACTTTCCtcctaatataaataaaaataatatgatgataaataataataataatataaaaaaaaagaataataattttttatgtgCACAAAATAAGAAAGGCgataagaatattatatggatacgtaataaagaaagaaaatccattataaaaaaaaaaaaaataagtaatgataccacaaaatatataaataataatataaaaaaaaaatccataAGTTGTACTGAGAAAGCAAGTTGTGTAATTAAacataattcttttattaataaaacaaaaaattttgGAAGACTAATTAAGGAATACAACCCATTAAAAagttcaaaaaatataacaaatattccTCATAtgagaaaaacaaaaaatttgaatgatccatttttcttaaataattattattataataaagaagaaaacaaTCCCATCATTATTTGTAGTGAtgagaaagaaagaaaaactAAGATATATAGTACCAATCATcacacaaataatatattaaattataatgatcatacattaaaattaatttgtAATATCACTGAGAACAATAAAGCTATTTTACATTCaaataaaagtaatttacagaaaaataatattttaatgccATCATATATGCAAAAAAAAGGTACACATATTAGAGAGACTATTAAAAATGTGTATCCGAATATAAATGGTGAGCCTAGTACCAGTGTGGAGAATATAACCAATGGCGAGCATTTTATAAATGGACAGTATGATGCATTGAAAAATATGTCTTTAAACAATTATGATCATCagcataataatattatgaacaatatatctaataaaaacaaattattcGTActgaacaataataataataataataatcaggATGTGATagaaaatatgaatgaatatCCGATCacttcaaaaaatatatatgacagtatatatataccccaaataaatataaaaaatattataaactcagaagaaattaataataataataataatattaatgataataataatcataattataccaatattcataataataataataatatgaatagcaATCCAACGAGTAGTGTTACCTCCAAGAAGAACGAAAATAACAATTTGATTAATACATTAAATGCCTACTCAAATGTCAAAGTTGCTGTTCGTATAAAACCTATAGGAGAATCAGAAGAAAATATTGTATCAATTTTTAATAAGAATTATGTTTtgatagaaaaagaaaatgagaAAGAATGTTATTTACTGTcccaaaaaaagaaacaatcAACATATGTTTTTGACTCCGTTTTTGATGTTAATGCTACACAAGAAGAAGTGTTTTTTCAAACAGCTAAACCATTAATACCTCATGTTTTTAAAGGTATAAATTGTACTGTTTTTGCATATGGGGCTACAGGATCAGGAAAAACATATACCATGCTTGATGATAAGAATCAAAATGGTATTGTACAATTATCTTTATTAGAATTGTTTactataataaatgaaaagaaatgtAGAAATATAAAGGTACTGATGAGTTTTTTGGAAGTATATAATGAAACTATTCGAGATTTATTaggaaaggaaaaaaataaaacattagAAGTTCAAGAAGATGTTGCTGAAGTTAAAGTTAGTAATTTGTGTGAAATTGAAgttaataattatgaacaagctatgttattaataaatgaagGTGTGAAAAATAGAAAGATGTCACCTACGAGAGCAAATAAAGTATCTAGTAGATCTCATGCTATTTTAcaaatttatgtttataatgaaattttagatgataatatgaatactATAAGTTATAAAGCGAAATTATGTTTTGTAGATTTAGCAGGTTCCGAAAGAGCTAGTGCAACTTCAAATAAAGGGGAGCGATTTAAAGAAGGATCTTATATTAATCAGTCTTTATTAGCCTTAGCTAATTGTATAAATTCTTTAGCATCTAATAGGAATATATCGAAAGTAAGAGTTAAATATAGAGATAGTAAATTAAcccatttattaaaaaattctcTTGAAGGCAATTGTCTAGTTGTAATGATCGCAAATATAAACCCTTCTAGAACATCCTTTCAAGAATCTAATAATACTCTTAAATACGCTTTCCGTGctagaaatattaaattatgtgCTACAGTACAaacaaatgataataaagaaagTGATATAgagaaaattttaaaaaaaaatgaaaatttacaAAAAGAATATGATACCTTATTAGGAAAATATACTAATTTGAAAGAgttctttttcataattaatgttataaatcaattatataaaaaacaaatttcATGTTATAAGCTAATAGAGAACATTTCTGATAATATGTCTTCTATGGAATTAAAACAAGATATTACTATGTATGATCAACTTGTCAAAATGAAGTCGGATGAATATAGAAAGAAAGTGGATTCCTTGAAAGATTTGTACCAAGAGGAAAAACAGTttcttaataatttatttgataCCTTTCTTGAAAAAAACCTAAATTATGTCATTAATAGTAAGGATGTAAATGACAACAATAAATCCTTGCTGGAGgaaatgattttttttaagcACAATGAGAATAAGGTgaatgaaaattttttagTTAATGAAAAGGTTgtggataaaaataatgtgcTTAACGGAAATGTTATGGTTGATGAAAATGTTgtggataaaaataatgtgcTTAACGGAAATGTTATGGTTGATGAAAATGTCATGGTTGATGAAAATGTCATGGTTGATGAAAATGTCATGGTTGATGAAAATGTCATGGTTGATGAAAATGTCATGGTTGATGAAAATGTCATGGTTGATGAAAATGTCATGGTTGATGAAAATGTTATGGTTAACGAAAATGTTGTTGTGGATAAAAATGTTTCGGTTAACGAAAATATTGTGGTCAGTGAAAAGCATAAGGTCGGATTATCTGCCGAAGGTAAAAGTGAAtctcataataaaaataataaggatgATATAGAAGATAATGATAAGGATACTATTAAAGATAtccataataataacaatagcagtgataataatgatgatgaatatCAAAGTGCAAATTCACCAGTTGAATCTGATattgtaaaaaaagaaaagaaaaaaaaaattccaataaatatggaaacaaaaaaaaaaagaactatGAATGGCACAAAAGATCCAATACATAAAACCCCCTatgatattaatattgtAGGAATATTAAACAAAGAAGATGTATCAAATAAAagtaatgattataatacaaataaaaacatagaaaaaaataattatgaaaaaaaaggtgAATATAATCCATTCCATAATAATCTAACAGATATGCAAaattctatattatataatattattaataacaatGTAGAAAACTCACCACATTCTCCcagaatgaaaaaaaatgttgCAAAGATGTTATTAAAGGGGAATTTAAATACAGCCAATTTTATCTTGGATGACGatacaattaaaaatatgaacagcAATAAAATTTCGGATAAACATAATATGAAAAGTAATAACATTCTCAATAATGAAAATGGAAAGATAAATGACAAGTCGAAGAAatgcaaaaatataaacaataataataacaataataataataataataataataataacaataataataataataataataatagtagtagtagtagtagtggTAAGGTAGACggcataaatattttaaacaatTCAAATACAAATGAACGTTTACATACATTTAGTGGTGTATAttcattaaatttaaatgatgaaattaaaatagagatcaataaaaaagatatggaaaaaaatgatattcaTTTGACTAGTATAGATACCATAAGTAAAATTCATGCTAgagatttattaaaagaaaataaaaggaaattaGAAAATTttcaagaaaatataaaacatgaaCATAAGGATGAAGTTTCTTTAtatgtaaagaaaaaaaaaattaaaaagaaaatgtaa